In a genomic window of Blastocatellia bacterium:
- a CDS encoding putative baseplate assembly protein, whose protein sequence is MPLEEPKLDDREFEQLVRELRLRIPRYTKDWTNFNDSDPGITLLHLFAWLSEMMLFRMNQVPLKNYIKFLKLLGQELRPARPARARLTFTATPGAQAKPVPERAQVSAQIDDGGEPLIFETERGLDVISLPLEDVGIFDGAAFINVTEANKAPGTKFRPFGFAPDVGNAFYLGFKPPDEPLDAQAEPFPQEMTFAVFLPPETTAGRPQKCTGEQSPPVPPVSLVWEFRPRANDTTWQRLNVFEDETAAFTREGYIRVEGPREIEPSVEARLSPTPRFWIRVRIAGPATYPAGRAPQIDFLRPNTVNAVNLSTVRGEILGESQGQPGEQFQLLRKPVDKASLKLRTELPDSEPEQWTKVEDFYASKAGDSHYTLNATAAIIQFGDGTKGRIPEAGAQVIATEYRYGGGARGNNAGKGSIKNPQTVLEGIDKVTNERPAVGGADEQTLEEIKTEAPSLLRQRNRAVTPEDFKASVEEMGGVAKARALSLFHPDHPGVEVPGAVTVVIVPDNEEKPPKPSGDLIREICAALDEKRLLTTEVFVKGPEYQEVRVEARVTAEPYASFNAVTISVIKALDKLLDPRQGKFGEELFPTSLYGTILQVPSVVAVLSLNVFVNGRRHEGLKPIQVPLDGLVFGRNHIITVEPRQDQ, encoded by the coding sequence ATGCCTCTCGAAGAGCCAAAACTGGACGACCGGGAGTTCGAGCAGTTGGTCAGGGAACTGCGCCTGCGCATCCCGCGCTACACAAAGGACTGGACCAACTTCAACGACAGTGACCCTGGCATCACGCTGCTACACCTTTTCGCGTGGCTTTCAGAGATGATGCTCTTCCGAATGAATCAGGTCCCGCTCAAGAACTATATAAAGTTCCTGAAACTGCTCGGCCAGGAACTCCGGCCGGCGAGACCTGCCAGAGCGCGCCTGACCTTTACGGCAACCCCCGGAGCGCAGGCCAAACCGGTCCCGGAACGGGCGCAGGTTTCCGCGCAGATCGATGATGGCGGCGAGCCCCTGATCTTTGAAACTGAAAGAGGGCTGGATGTGATAAGCCTCCCGCTCGAAGACGTGGGCATCTTCGATGGCGCGGCCTTCATAAATGTAACCGAAGCGAATAAGGCCCCCGGCACAAAGTTCCGCCCGTTCGGGTTTGCCCCCGACGTAGGTAACGCGTTTTATCTGGGGTTCAAGCCGCCTGACGAGCCGCTCGATGCGCAGGCCGAACCGTTCCCGCAAGAGATGACCTTCGCCGTCTTTTTGCCGCCGGAGACAACTGCCGGAAGGCCGCAGAAATGCACAGGCGAGCAGAGCCCGCCCGTGCCCCCTGTCAGTCTCGTCTGGGAATTCCGCCCCAGGGCGAACGACACGACCTGGCAGCGACTGAACGTCTTCGAAGACGAGACGGCGGCCTTCACTCGCGAAGGATACATCCGCGTGGAAGGGCCGCGGGAGATAGAACCGTCTGTGGAGGCGCGCCTGAGCCCGACGCCTCGGTTCTGGATTCGCGTGCGGATTGCCGGGCCAGCTACTTACCCGGCGGGCCGAGCTCCGCAGATTGATTTCCTGCGCCCGAATACAGTCAATGCCGTGAACCTCAGTACTGTGCGCGGGGAGATACTCGGCGAGAGCCAGGGGCAGCCGGGCGAGCAGTTTCAACTCTTGAGAAAACCCGTTGACAAAGCATCGCTGAAATTGAGAACCGAGCTGCCCGACAGCGAGCCCGAACAGTGGACAAAGGTAGAGGATTTTTATGCCTCAAAGGCGGGCGATTCGCATTACACCCTCAACGCCACAGCCGCGATCATTCAGTTCGGCGACGGGACGAAGGGCCGCATCCCCGAAGCGGGGGCGCAGGTGATTGCCACGGAATACCGATACGGCGGCGGCGCGCGCGGCAACAACGCGGGCAAGGGGTCTATAAAGAATCCGCAAACGGTACTGGAAGGCATAGATAAAGTTACCAACGAAAGGCCCGCTGTCGGCGGCGCCGACGAGCAGACGCTGGAAGAGATAAAAACCGAAGCGCCTTCGCTGCTCAGGCAGCGTAATCGCGCGGTGACGCCAGAGGATTTCAAGGCTTCGGTTGAAGAGATGGGCGGTGTGGCTAAAGCGAGGGCCTTGTCGCTGTTCCACCCGGATCATCCGGGCGTAGAGGTGCCCGGCGCTGTCACGGTCGTGATTGTCCCTGACAATGAAGAGAAACCACCAAAGCCTTCGGGTGATCTGATTCGCGAAATCTGCGCCGCGCTCGATGAAAAGCGGCTGCTTACGACCGAGGTCTTCGTCAAAGGCCCCGAGTATCAGGAAGTGCGCGTCGAGGCGCGCGTGACGGCCGAGCCATACGCTTCATTCAATGCCGTCACGATCTCTGTTATCAAAGCACTCGATAAGCTGCTGGACCCACGCCAGGGAAAATTCGGCGAGGAGCTGTTCCCAACAAGCTTGTACGGCACTATCTTGCAAGTGCCGAGCGTGGTGGCCGTGCTGTCGCTGAATGTCTTCGTCAACGGCAGGCGGCACGAAGGTCTTAAGCCAATCCAAGTGCCTCTCGACGGTCTGGTCTTCGGCCGTAATCACATCATCACGGTTGAGCCTCGACAGGATCAATAG
- a CDS encoding phage baseplate assembly protein V translates to MKQRENGIVIGTVMDLDDPEKLGRVKVRLAQYNDEQSCWARLVAPMAGKQRGFFFRPEKEDEVLIAFENGDPRRAYVLGALWSKVDAPPPDDGKKDNNWRFIVSRSGHILKLDDTSGAEKVEVIDKSGKHKIVLDASGDKIQIICDSGNVEVKAPAGSVKVDAQSIEINASADMTLTAGTQLKIQGNKVDIN, encoded by the coding sequence ATGAAGCAACGAGAAAACGGCATCGTGATCGGTACGGTCATGGACCTTGATGACCCGGAAAAGCTTGGGCGGGTTAAAGTGCGGCTCGCGCAATACAACGACGAGCAGAGTTGCTGGGCGAGGCTCGTCGCGCCAATGGCGGGAAAGCAGCGCGGCTTTTTCTTCCGGCCTGAAAAAGAAGACGAGGTTCTGATCGCGTTCGAAAACGGAGACCCGCGCCGCGCCTACGTGCTTGGCGCACTCTGGAGCAAGGTCGATGCCCCGCCGCCGGATGACGGCAAAAAAGATAACAACTGGCGGTTCATCGTCTCGCGTTCGGGCCACATACTCAAGCTCGATGACACGAGCGGAGCTGAGAAGGTCGAAGTCATAGATAAAAGCGGCAAGCACAAGATCGTGCTCGACGCATCGGGCGATAAAATCCAGATCATCTGCGACAGCGGGAATGTAGAAGTGAAGGCCCCGGCCGGCTCCGTCAAAGTCGATGCGCAATCAATCGAGATAAACGCATCGGCCGACATGACGCTGACGGCCGGGACCCAGCTCAAGATTCAGGGCAACAAGGTAGACATTAACTGA
- a CDS encoding GPW/gp25 family protein, whose product MADIRGDFIGQGWRFPVKPDLQGRLNLVSGDEEIRQSIWLILTTAPGERQMRPEFGCGICDLVFDANTAMLHGLVQEKVKSALTKWEPRIDVIDVRVEAPPEQRNLLLIQVDYRIRANNAFFNLVYPFFLIEGAG is encoded by the coding sequence GTGGCTGACATACGCGGAGATTTCATAGGTCAGGGCTGGCGGTTTCCGGTCAAGCCTGATTTGCAGGGCCGGTTGAACCTGGTTTCAGGCGACGAGGAGATACGCCAGAGCATATGGCTAATCCTGACGACCGCACCCGGCGAGCGGCAGATGAGGCCGGAGTTCGGATGCGGCATTTGCGATCTGGTCTTTGATGCAAACACGGCTATGCTGCACGGCCTGGTGCAGGAGAAGGTGAAGTCGGCCCTTACCAAATGGGAGCCGCGCATAGACGTTATCGATGTGCGGGTTGAAGCGCCGCCCGAACAGCGCAACCTGTTGTTGATCCAGGTCGATTATCGCATCCGCGCCAACAACGCTTTTTTCAATCTGGTCTACCCATTCTTCCTGATTGAAGGAGCAGGGTGA
- a CDS encoding PAAR domain-containing protein: protein MGQPAAKQGDRITATDIHLIQPPGPSSPVPTPHPFSGVIDGNLSGNVNIEGRAAATVNSTATNTPPHIPQGGTFVVPPKNRATIITGSLTVSINGKPAARSGDTALTCNDPVDMPVGTVVAQGTVNIGG from the coding sequence ATGGGGCAGCCGGCAGCAAAACAAGGGGACCGTATTACGGCGACCGACATCCATCTCATACAGCCGCCCGGGCCGAGTTCGCCCGTCCCGACGCCTCACCCGTTCAGCGGGGTCATAGACGGGAATCTCAGCGGCAACGTCAATATTGAAGGTCGCGCGGCGGCGACCGTGAACAGCACGGCGACCAACACGCCCCCACACATCCCGCAGGGCGGGACGTTCGTTGTCCCGCCGAAAAACCGCGCGACGATCATCACCGGAAGCCTGACGGTTTCGATCAATGGAAAGCCGGCGGCGCGCTCCGGCGACACCGCGCTGACCTGCAATGACCCTGTTGATATGCCTGTAGGAACAGTTGTGGCGCAAGGAACGGTGAATATAGGTGGCTGA